CTCCTCCACCGCCCCCTGTTTAATCTCTATTTGGTTCACCGAATGCGGTGGTGCTGTTCATCAGATTATGagaagaggatgaagatgaatatgacaagTGGACCATATATGTCAGTGGGACTAGCGAATTATTTtgttcatttttttttctttattgGGTTGACCTGCCACGTCAGCGAAATCCCACCTCAAATAAATCCAGGGTTTAAAATAGACCGGGATTGCTAAGTTCAGAGTGCTAATTTCAGGAATTAGGAATTCAGGGTTCGATTTAGCTTTTGCCTACAAGTTTAGGGTTTATTTTCGACTTTTTCCGGCAAAATTGCCACCTTGACACGTGAGATGGTAGCTAGCCGCCGCCTGGATTGAGACGTAGGCGGGGCCGCCCGGTACCAGAGCCCAAGAAGAAAAAAGGGCAAACGGACGCGCACCTCTCTCTCCTTCCCTAATTCCTTCGCCCGCCTCGCCTCGCGTCGGCGCCTCCAGCACTCCCTCTCCCCTCAGATCCCAGCGACCAAAAGTAAAAGCCCCCAAAACCCAGCTATCCGCTCGCTCTCTCTCGCCGCCTGAGACCCTAGCACCATCGCCGCCATGGCTGGCCCGtcaggcgccgccgccgcgtcctcctcctcgtctcgCGGATTCGAGAATAACCGCTTTTACAACCCACCCCACGTCCGTCGGCAGCAGAAGCAGCAGAGCCAGGCCCAATCCCAGGGGCAGCGACCGTCGTCTCCGTCGCCGACTCACAGGTCGTCGAGGCAGAAGCCCGCGCCTCCGGCTCCAGCGGAGATGGCAGAGGCGGCTCCGCCTAGGGAATTGGAGAAACGGATGGTTTCCGGTGTATCCCCGTCGATGCCGTCAGTGTCCGCCGTGAAGGCGCCGGCTGCAGCGGCAGAGGCGGGTGCAGCGCCGCCTTTGGTGGATGAGGCGGGGAATCTGGAGAGGTTCCTCAGCTCCACTACACCCTCCGTGCCTGTGCAGTACTTGCCCAAGGTTAGGATTCTCAGAATTTGTTCCTTGGTAAAGTATTGCGTGCGCCTTTGATGTTACGGATTGCAGTGTGTTCAAGGGATTGGATTCAGACGAATAGTTTTAGCGGAATATAAAGACGTGCATATTTGGATTTTCACTTATGGATTGCAAAGGGTTTGTTTCGTTGTTCATTGGGGAAAGTTTGCTAGCCCTAATTATAAATGAAACCTTGCAATTTTTCTCTACCTAGTTTCAAGGCTAAGAATTCCTGTCAAGTCTGACATAACGTGAATGACTAATTCATAATACCTGGTAATGTTATGTTACTTACATGTATATGCTGAggtctttttttttgcgaatttgTATTTGCTGAGGTCTTAGCCGTGGTGCTACATTTAGGGCAAATATGCTAGAAGCTATGATACAAAAAAGATGGGCAGGTTTTGTAAATGTAGTTTTTCATCAGGGTTCTTTCACCTTTCCCTCACGTTACTCGTCCAGCTTATCCCTAGTCTAGACACTCTGCTGTGAAGTCACAAACCCATTAACAAGAAGGCTTAGTGAACCTCTTCTTTAAGGGATTGTGGAATGCACACATTCCGGAATACAGTTGGGTGATCCATTAAGCTAAGCAAGAGTTATGAACCTAGTGACTAAGCAAGAGCTATGAACAACCTGGTGACGCAGTGGCAAGCATCGATACGAGGAAGGTGATAGATCAGATACGATTTCCTTCATCGGATAGGAGATGTGATGGTATGAGCTATTGATGGTGGTGAGCAGCCATGCGATTCAGCCAAGCTGAGTTTTCGAGGGGGTTGCGGGATGGGCAAACACCTCACCTAAAAATGTTCTGTTGCCAGGCGTAGTTTTGTTGTTTGGATTGCTAGCATGGTTTTGTGAGAGTAGAATTGGTATTCTACGAGAATTATTAAAGAACATGCTGGATTTGCAGCTCTTAGTTTCTACTGTGTTAGTTTGATCACTTTGAAAGGATTATGTATTTATGTATTATATCCAGACGAAGATGAGGAGATGGAGGGGTGGTAATGCTACACATTCATCACCGTTTTTTTTCCTTGGAGATCTCTGGGAAGCATTCAATGAGTGGAGTTTTTATGGGGCTGGTGTCCCCCTTTTGTTAAATGGCAGTGATTCGGTGATACAATATTATGTACCGTACCTTTCTGCTATACAGCTATATACTGACCCATCAAGGCTTTCAACAAGGTAAGAACATGTTCGTGTATGCTTTTCGTTGTGTATAGCTTCTTGTTTTCAATTTTGAATCCATAATATGAATGCTATTTCTTACAATTGGTGAATGTTTTAAGTTTATTGTCAAACTTTCTGCACTTCTTTACTGTACTGTTTTTTTTTGAGCTATAATAACTGCATTTCAGTGTTAGCTCTCAGGTCTCCTTGGCTGCAAAACTAACACAGCCTTTAGAGTTACTATTGAGATTTGAAATGGCATGTTTAACACGACCTGTTTAACCAGCAACATCAAAGACTTTTTTCCtaagcaagttggggtaggttatTTAATTATCTGCACTGCTATTTGATTTCCTTAAAACACACCATGTTTTTTTGTCTACTCAATTTGAATGCTTCAACTATGTTTGTATGGGAATGATTTACAGAATGTGACATTGACTAACATGATGATGTAGTGGAGTTTCCACTTCAGATCTTTTTGTGTTACATATGCAATAATTGTTAGTCATTTGTTGAGTATAGTTTTCAAACCTGTTTATTTAATTGATTAGAGATATCGTTGGAGTAATGGAGTTATGAAGAACAATttgaatcatgtacgtatctttcTGCTAATAGAAGTTTTTGTACACCACCATATCTCAGAATCGTCTGGGAGATAAATATATCGCTATTTGATTATGGCATATTGGAAGGGATGTTTACTGGCAGTTTGATTATTCTTGTGAAGGAAATAACTGTTTGTTGTGCCACATTTGAAAGGGATCTTAAGTCGTGGTTTGGTCATATACTTTTAAAGCAAAACCACGGTGCAGTTTGGGTATTCTTTTCTTATTAATGGAGCTAGCTTCAATTCATTTAGTCTGATTAATCCAATTAATGTGATCAATACCAATAAATCTGCCCTTAGTGAAATAAACATGGAAACCTTTGTCTAGTCACGAAAATAATACGAGTATGTTCAATTTTTTGGTTTGTTATGCAGCCAATGATTGTTTTGAAAATTGCTGTCCTCAACAAACACCTTAGATTTGGTTAAACCACCAGTAGATGTTGTATAGGGATTTGCTTTTTAGGTTTTAATCAGTCTTGGCGATTAGTACATCGTTTATCAACTGATTTTTTAATAAACTATTAGTCTTTCCATGGTTAATCTGGCCATCTAacatgattttgaacaatgacaaATCTACAAAATAAATTGGTGGCGAACAACCCCCATATACCACCCAAAACCACCCACACATTTCGCTGCTTGTCGGGGgaatggcccccggtaggccaagactaTGGCAATTATGCCATGACAAGGTATTTATGTACAGGATTAAAGATTAATTCGGATGCTCAAAGTTGAGCGAAACTGTGATAAGTTAGTACAAACCGGTATGCCAGGAGGGATATGCCGGAGTTCAAGgaacataagagattgaggtacaAAGGCAAAGATACCGGAGCTCAGAGGCAAAGGTATCGGGGATCCGGTATAGgctcaactgtagcatgtcggcactCCAGTCAAAGATTCCACCAAGGACCAAAGgataggatgagcgaagcacttcagttttaatcgaagccctgacgccGAAGGAACTGCTGACGTAAAAGATACCGGACACTGTCATTAGTTCCTGATTAAAGACAGAAGCGGTGTCAGCAgggccaaagaagctttataaagtagcttagctcatcaaagattccattagggtttcttcccttgtaagccaccctctcccctatataaggagaggtggcacacccctgcgcgggacGGGGACGGACAGACACACAGAGACAAGAGATTGATCAGATAGCAAGTAGAACTAGGTCTTGTACCGTACTCTCAGCCAAGTTTAGGAATACAATCCAGAATCTTTTCTCTCTTTCCCTGTTAACAAAACCCTCCCCCGGATCctttagcgcacattcggccccaacttaagccatcccatggcatctgccgtTCCACCACGACGACACTGCTACTGCTACTCTAATTGTTGCTATAGTTGATACTGTTATGACCGGCTTGTCATATACTAGGAGGGGGCCCAACCGTGGGCCccattaggggcttagcccatttATTTTTATCTCTTTTCAGCTCATAAATACTAGTTGTAATCGGATGTGAACAATTAAGCAATAATCATATCATTATTGCCGACTCCCAAAGGAGTCGGTCTctcctaaccctagccgccgctgccTTGCTCGCCACCACGGCGCCCTGTCGCCGACGCCCTCCTCCTCGGCCGCGCCCGCTCTCCTCCTTCCCCTACAATCGACGCCCGAGGCACGGTAGAACCCCAACTCCTACCAACTTGGTATCAGATAGCTCTCGTTCGATCATGTCGTCGCCACCACCCGCGCCCACCACGTCGGCCGGCCCGCCGCCCGCCACTACGGCCGCCGCCATCGCGTCGCCTTCCGCTCCCCCGCCAACTCCTGTCGTCTACACCCTCGAGCAGATGAGCGGGGCCATCAACGACCTCGTCAGCGCCGTCCAGGGGATCCGGCTATACTTGATCGGCTCCCGGGGGCCACCGGTGCCGCCGCAGCCGCCCGCCGCCACCGTCTCGGCGACCGTGCCCAGCGCTCCCCGGCGTGCAGCTACTGCCGCCCCCGCCACTGGCCCTGCCTTGGCCGCCGCCCCTCGCCACAGGGCCGGTCTCCATCGCCACGAGCGGCGTCCCTATTCACCAGGTCCGCTTCCCCCCGTCGCCATCACTGCTGCCGGCTTGGATCACCGAGACGTCGTCATCGCCCCCACCGGTCTACTCGACAGCCGAGGATCCATCGATGCCCACCCTTCCGGACGCCACCTCCGCGGGTTTCGCGGGGCCCTACGCCGGCCGCGCCATACGGCCATGGCGGCTCTACCCCGACACCGCCACGTTTCGCCAAGCTCGACTTCGCCACCTTCGACGGCTCGGAGGACCCCCTCAACTAGCTCAACCAATGCGAGCAGTTATTCCGCGGACAACGCACCCTTGCGTCCGACCGCACCTGGCTTGCCTCCTATCACCTCCGGGGCGCCGCACAGACATGGTACTATTCCCTTGAGTAGGACGAGGGCGGCATGCCTCTGTGGGACCGCTTTCAGGATCTCTGTCTCCTCCGCTTCGGGCCGCCGATTCGCGGGAGCCTACTGGCTGAGCTTGGGCGCCTGCCCTTCACTACCACGGTGCAGGACTTCGTTGAGCGCTTCCAGGCCCTCGCTTGCCATGCCCCAGGCGTGACAGGCCAACAGCGTGCCGAGCTCTTCATTGGTAGACTTCCGGACCACATCCTGGATGTGGAACTTCAGCCCCCCAAGACCTCCAGACGGCGATACACTATGCCCGCGCATACGAGCGTCGCGCACAGGCGATGCAGCACGGACCACCGGGCCGCGGAGGCCGCCCGCCGGCCACCACCGCCTGCCGCACGGCCGGACCGGCCGAACTCGGCCACGCCAGCGGCCAACGCCCCGACCGCGACACGTACGTTCCGGCGGCTTACCCCGGCCGAGCAGCTCGAGCGCCGCCATCTTGGCCTGTGCTTCAACTGCAACGAGCCCTATGCACCCGGTCACATCTGCCCTCGCCTCTTCTACCTGGAGACGACCGACGACTTCGAGGCGGACACACTCACTTGGATGCCAGCGCCGACCGAGCCTGTCACCACGACCGCGTTAGCCACTGCTTTCGTGGTCTCGCTCCACGCGCTGGCCGGTATTCGCCACGAGCGCACTATGCTCCTGCCGGTGACGATCCGAGGCGAGCACCTGGTGGCCCTCCTAGACACGGACTCCACGCATAACTTCGTGCCGGCGACCACCATGCACCGATTAGCCCTCCAGCCATCGGGAGGCGATCATCTCCGCGTCACGGTGGCTAACGGTGATCGCCTTTGGTGCCATGGCCTGGCGCAGCACGTGCCTCTCACCATTGGCGATGAGCACTTCACCATCACGTGCGCCGACATCGACTTGTGCTGTTTCGACTTCATCCTCGGCGTCGACTTCTTGCGGACCCTCGGCCCCATCCTATGGGACTTCGACACCCTCACGATGACCTTCTGGCGCCAGGTCCACCGCGTCCGGTGGGAGGGCATTGGGGGCACCGCCCCGGCACCGCAACTCCAGCTCGCCACGGCCGACGCCGAGGCCGAGCACCCCCTCCTGACACACCTCCTGCAGCAGCACGGCGACCTCTTCGACGAGCCGCAGGGTCTACCGCCTGTCCGCCTGTCCGGGTGTACGATCACCGTATCCACCTCTTACCGGACACGGCACCGGTGGCCGTGCGGCCCTACCGCTACCCACAGCTGCAGAAGGATGAACTGGAGCGGCAGTGCGCGCTCATGCTCGCCGCGGGTATCATTCGGATCTCCACGTCGCCATTCTCGGCGCCGGTACTCCTTGTCCGCAAGTCGGACGGCACGTGGTGTTTCTGCATCGACTACCGTGCCCTCAACGCGCTGACACTCAAGGACAAGTTCTTTATTCCGGTGGTTGACGTGCTCATCGACGAGCTCCATGGGGCGcgcttcttcaccaagctcgactTGCGGTCGGGCTACCAtcaggtgcgcatgcacccggaGGATATCGCCAAGACGGCGTTCCAGACTCATCACGGCCACTTCGAGTTCTTGGTGATGCCTTTTGGCCTCACCAACGCCCCAGCGACGTTCCAGGCCCTCATGAATGACGTCCTTCGCCCCTAATTGCGCCGGTTTGTGCTTGTTTTTTTATGACATTCTCATCTACAGCACCTCGTGGGCGGAGCACCTGCAGCACATTGCCATCGTCTTCAACAGCTTTGAGCGCATCATCTTCACCTtaagcgctcgaagtgctcgttcGGGACGTCATCGGTCGCCTACCTCGGCCACGTCATCTCCGTCGAGGGGGTGACCCAGCACCGCACTCGCGGCGCGCCCTTCGCGGTTTTCTGGGCCTCGCCGGATACTACCGGAAATTTAGCCGGGATTACAGTctcatcgtggcaccactcacgcGCCTGCTGCGTCGCGACGCCTTCGCCTGGGATGATGAGGCCACCGCAGCATTCGAGGCCCTGAAGGGGGCCCTCACGACGGGCACCGTTCTCCAGATGCCGGACTTCACCCGGCCCTTCATACTGGACTGCGACGCCTCCGGGGTGGGGTTCGGCGCCGTGCTGCACCAGGGTGACGGGCTTCTCGCCTACTTCAGCCGACCCTTCGCCGCGCACCATCTCAAGCTCGCCGCTTACGAGCAGGAGCTCATCGGCTTGGTGCAGGCTGTGCGCCACTGGCGCCCATATCTTTGGGGGCGGTCGTTCCGGATTCGCACGGATCATTACGGCTTCAAGTTCTTACTGGACCAGCAGCTGTCAACGGTGTCGCAGCATCAGTGGATCAGCAAGCTCTTTGGCTTTGATTTCACTGTCGAGTATCGTCCCGGGCGCCTCAACACCGTGGCGGACGCCCTGTCCCGCCGCGACACAAACCCTGATGAGGCGGACGGTGCCTCCGAGGGGGCGGTGATGTGCCTCCGCTCGGGGCCCTCCTTCGCCTTCTTCGACGCCATTTGCCGGGCCACCGAGGCGGCACCCGACGCCCAGCTTTTGCAGCAGCAACTGGAGACGGGCGAGTTGGCCGTGCCATGGCGCTTGGCAGACGGCTTGCTCTTGCATTGGCGCCGCATTTTCGTGCCCGACCACAACGACCTCCTCCATCAGGTGTTGTTGATGGCCAATTCTGCAGGTCACGAGGGCATCCAGAAGACCATCTGCCGTCTCCGCGCCGACTTCTATATACCCGGTAATTGGGCCTTGGTCTGGGACTGGGTGCGCTCTTGTGCGACGTGCCAGCGCAACAAGACTGAGACCCTGCGGCCGGCAGGGATGTTGCAGCCGCTGGAGGTGCCTTCCAATATCTCCGTGGACTTCATCGAGGGCCTCCCCAAGGTGGGTGGCAAGTCGGTTATCCTCACGGTGGTCGACCGCTTCTCCAAGTATGCACACTTCATCGCGCTCGACCACCCATACGCTGCTTGCGTCCGTGGCTCGTGCCTTCTTCGACGGCATCATCCGCCTCCACGGGTTTCCGGCTTCGATCGTCAGTGATCGCGACCCAGTGTTCACGGGGCATGTGTGGCGCGACCTCTTCCGGATGGCGGGGGTGAAACTCCGGTTTAGCACCGCCTTCCACCCTCAGACGGACGGCCAGTCGGAGATCCATTTGGCAACGGGGAGAGAAACCGCTGGTTATTACTAAACCATAACTATCCCCATGAGGCAAAGTTCTTTCTGTCCCCATCCCCGATAACTGCCACATCACCATCGGGTTAACGGCTAACCAGCGGTTACCCATCCCTGACAATAGCCTAAAGAAAATTGAACAACACTTCTCTAGTACCTTAGCTAAATAAATTGACAGCAAATCAATAGGAGAAAACTGGGCACATTGCCACTCACAGgtcatagaaaatagataatatAGGTTTAAATACGTAGCCGCACAGGAACACATAAAATAGGGTCAATACTTTGCCGCACCCGCACAGGGACACATAGTAGTTTAAGTTCAGCCATTACATGATACAAATGGTAGCAGTAAGTTCAGCCATTACATGACACAAATGGTAGCAGTTTAACTTCAGCCATTACATGACACGAGTCATGACAATACAGAATTCGAATGAACCGAAAATGAAGATGAATTGCAGTCTTTACTCCAAGCTTGCTTCATCATTGCACACTTGTAGAAGCGCTGAAGTGCAGGCTGCGACTCACTCAACATTACAGCTTCAGGCCCTGCATCAGGTCAAAAGATTAGAAAAGATTAGACTGAAAGCTTGTTCTATACAAGATAACCAAATGTTAGAGATAGATAACCTCCAGGCCTTCCTCAATGTCTTCAAGAACACTCCAGAAGCTAGCTTCTTGCCCATTGTCATCATCTACAAGCAAAAACAAATACAACAATTTAGACATGAAAGATAACAAGGAATATAACTAAAGATGTTGTTCTATGCATGTACCTTTGTATCTATTCCTAATCCAGTCTTGTGAACACATCGAAGCTTCCAGCAAATCAGGGGTAAGTCTACTACGATGTTCACTTAGTACTCTTCCACTTGTAGAAAATGCCGATTCTGAAGCAACTGTACTGATTGGAATGGCATAGATGTCTCTTGCAATCAATCTGAGTGTTGGGTATCTTGTTCCGGCAACCTTCCACCAATCCAAGACATTGAAATTCTTTGTATCTAGTGGAACATAATCATCCTCCAAGTATTTATCCAACTCAGAAAATAGCCTCCTTGTTGCTGGCCTCCTTTTAGCCACACGTGCACTAAACATTGACATAAGTTCTGCTGGCGCATCTTCTGCAGATTTTGAGGTTTCTGGAATATCTTCATCAACATGGTATTCCTCAAGCAATTTTGTTAATAGGCTGATGACTTCTCTAACATAGATCTCACTCTCATCCTCACAAACACCATGAAGCATAGAAAAGCAAGTGTTCAGCATGTCATCCTTGTATCTAGGATCTTGGAGAGTAGCAATTCCCATCAGACCTTGTATGTCAGTCCAATATTTATCGAACTTCAGAGTCATTGCTTCTGTCATGTTTCTTATAATTTCATTGCTAGAGGAGACCATTTTCTCATGTGTGCTTTAATTTCACAGATTTGAGGAAAGGAAATGTTGGCAGTAACATAGTTTGTTCCAGAAAAGAGCTCAGTTATCCTAAAGAATAGCCTCAATCTCTCTACCACATCCACTGCAAACTCCCACTCAATTTCAGTAGGGAGACAATCATATTGCTTATCCACCTTCTTAGCACGCTCAAATACAGCTTTGTAAGGACAGGCAATACTGAGCATTGTAAAGATAGAGTTCCATCTAGTTTTACAATTAAGTTGTAACTTTTTGGACATAGGGACTTTAAGAAACTTAGCAATCTCCTCAAAATTTTCAGCTCTCTTAGGAGAGCTAGTCCAATATGCTACACTCTCGCGTTTATTTTCTATAGCAGTCTTCATAACATCTAAGCCATCCTTAACTATCAAGTTCAGGATATGTGCACAACAACGCATGTAAAGCAATGTACCTTTGAGAGACTTCTAAGCCATCCTTAACTATCAAGTTCAGGATATGTGCACAACACCGCATGTGAAGCAATGTACCTTTGAGCATGAGCTTGTCTGGCCCCAGCTTCTTCACCAGCAGTTCAATAGCCTTGTCATTCGATGTGCAATTATCAACTGTGACAGTAGAGAGCTTCTCATCAAGGTTCCGTTCAAGCAAAGCCTCAGCCAGTTCTTCAGCTATAACCTCTGCAGTGTGTGGTGCTGGCACATAAATGaacctacaaacaatataaaaccaGCAATTTGTATCATAACCAGCAATGATATATGACAAAAGCACCCATATGTATCATGCTACAACAAGCCTTTGCCACAAAACAACAGTACAAATTATAACCAGCAAGGATATATGACAAAAACGCCCATATGTATCATGCTACAGCAAGCCTTTGTCACAAAACAACACTAGAAATCATAGCCAGCAATGATATATGACAAAAACACCCATATGTATCATGCTACAGCAAGGCTTTGTCACAAAACAACACTAGAAATCATAGCCAGCAATGATATATGACAAAAACACCCATATGTATCATGCTACAGCAAGCCTTTGTCACAAAACAACAGTACAAATCATAACCAGCAAGGATATATGACAAAAACGCCCATATGTATCATGCTACAGCAAGGCTTTGTCACAAAACAACACTAGAATCATAGCCAGCAATGATATATGACAGAAACACCCATATGTATCATGCTACAGCAATCCTTTGTCACAAAACAACAGTACAAATCATAACCAGCAAGGATATATGACAAAAACGCTCATATGTATCATGCTACAGCAAGCCTTTATCACAAAACAAGACTAGAAATCATAGCCAGCAATGATATATCAAAAAATACCCATACATATCATACTACGCTAGCCAATTATACCTCATCACAACGCTTCTTAGCTTCCGGCCATCATCAATAAAATGAGCTGTTATCACCATATAACCcttcttttgattgttccatgtcCACATGTCAGTGGTGATGGCCACTCTTGAATTGCAGGAGCTCATGTATTTGATAGGGTTTGTTGATTCTTCTTTGTAAAACTTGATGATATCACTCCTATCGAACAAAGACCAACACACAATCAGATACGTGAAAACTATCTACTAGTGTTCCTTGTAAGACCAATACACAACAGTACATGAAGCTAAAAGGAGGGTGATTATACCTAATAGTGTTCCTGTGCACCAGCTTGAATTTAGGGAAACCTCAACGAAGACTGAGCCATCATTTTGCCATTCATCTGGGCCTTGCTATATGGACATGTGTCATTGTGGGCAAACAGATGTGATGTTCCATTCCTCGTTTCTCCTCCAAGAAGCTTACCACAGTTAAGACACTTAGCTTTGAGTTGACCATCAACTCTCACACGGTTGTAGGAATGCCAAGCCTTTGAAGTCAACTTCCTTTTTTGACCGGACAGAGCCATCTTCATTCAACTCTTCTTCATCATCAGAGATTTCAATCTCCTCTTTCTCAATGTTCATAATTATAGGTGAACCAATCGGGCTGCTGCTCCCAGCCCGAGGACTAGAAGTCATCTCTCTGTGCAACAAAACAGCAAGCTTCTATCAACAAAATCATTACATCACAACTGGTCATGAACATCAATATTAGATCGATAAAACATCTCTATACAACAAGACCAATAAGCTTATACCATATGCAATACATTTGTAGACCAAAACAGGAACAAGCTTAGATGAAGGACTAGTTCTAGAATCATTAGCCGTCCTATACTCCTATTAGAACGATTTATTACCATGTATATGATATCCAAGAACAAGCTTTTATCATACAATTCACCACACATATATACAA
This region of Lolium perenne isolate Kyuss_39 chromosome 2, Kyuss_2.0, whole genome shotgun sequence genomic DNA includes:
- the LOC127333420 gene encoding uncharacterized protein isoform X2 is translated as MAGPSGAAAASSSSSRGFENNRFYNPPHVRRQQKQQSQAQSQGQRPSSPSPTHRSSRQKPAPPAPAEMAEAAPPRELEKRMVSGVSPSMPSVSAVKAPAAAAEAGAAPPLVDEAGNLERFLSSTTPSVPVQYLPKTKMRRWRGGNATHSSPFFFLGDLWEAFNEWSFYGAGVPLLLNGSDSVIQYYVPYLSAIQLYTDPSRLSTRHPWEESDGESVDTGSEHSSGTDADQLRASPLEAPCRLENGGFQRDDGEVHSPSTHLVYEYLERDPPYGREPLTDKVSILASKFPDLKTFRSCDLLPTSWMSVAWYPIYRIPTGPTLKDLDACFLTFHYLATPTENTDPSTRACSSFGGINCCINEAGGG